The genomic segment CCTACCTTGTGTTAAAGATTTAGACTTACGCAGAATAAATCTAGGTACCGGAAAATTATCTCTTGCTAAAAATGGATTTTACAACCATAAATACAAGATCGTTGTTCCCAAGGACTTAGAAAATGAGTGAAAAGTTTCAAAATCAAGTAAAAATATTATTGAGAATTCTACCATACATCGCACAAGACAGTGATTTCGGCCTCAAGGGTGGCACCGCCATTAATTACTTCTATCGAGACATGCCGAGATTGTCTGTTGATATAGACCTTACCTATTTGCCACTTGATAACAGGCAGGATACTTTATTTCACATCAATGAAAAATATAAAGCCTTTGCAAAAAGAATCTCCGAAACCGCCCCTGACTTGGCACCCAAATTCATTTACGATTCAGAACAACGCGTTAAACGCCTTGATATCTACAAGGGGCAAGATTTTGTTAAAATTGAAATTAATCATGTTGTGCGAGGAACGATCTTCGGAGCAGAACAAAAATCAATCTGTCAATCGATTCAGACACAATTTAAAAGCTTCGTCAATATGCCTGTTGTTTCTATTGGTGACCTTTATGGTGGAAAAATTTGTGCCGCCCTTGATCGCCAACACCCAAGAGACCTATTTGATGTCAAATTATTAT from the Alphaproteobacteria bacterium genome contains:
- a CDS encoding nucleotidyl transferase AbiEii/AbiGii toxin family protein; amino-acid sequence: MSEKFQNQVKILLRILPYIAQDSDFGLKGGTAINYFYRDMPRLSVDIDLTYLPLDNRQDTLFHINEKYKAFAKRISETAPDLAPKFIYDSEQRVKRLDIYKGQDFVKIEINHVVRGTIFGAEQKSICQSIQTQFKSFVNMPVVSIGDLYGGKICAALDRQHPRDLFDVKLLFENEGYTPEIHKGFLYFLISHKRPISELVKPNLLNIDSIYYSEFIGMTVETIPLADLYNARDQLLDKIHNNLTNDKKEFLISLKQGEPKWELSGIPNIETYPSVQWKLINIRKIPASRQKPALDDLKRKLSF